One segment of Fibrobacter sp. UWB10 DNA contains the following:
- the thrC gene encoding threonine synthase, with translation MAQFNAHFRNINGDDTYPLTDVIYRSKVDGSLLEVEHDRAALASKSPDEWKKLFAERRMSFEPADMSGIWSKREMVLPDMPLEDIVTMREGWSPLFDAAPLAKEMGIKSLKVKLCGNSHTGSFKDLGMTVLVSQVNHIIKKGIHPIDAVACASTGDTSAALSAYCAKAGIPSIVFLPAGKTSVAQLIQPISNGSIVLALDTDFDGCMKIVQQVTADNRIYLANSMNSLRVEGQKTISPEICQEMGWKVPDTVIIPGGNLGNVSALAKGFEDCKAMGLIDRIPRIIVAQAENANPFFQAYERGFDKLVPMQAKKTLASAIQIGNPVSYPKAVRAIQKTNGMVVSVTEEELANAAHRGDRIGLYCCPHTGVALGALEKLVAAGKIDKEENVVVISTAHGLKFTEFKVGYHEKKLENICSKFANPVFKAPADLGAVMDILKKEMAERRR, from the coding sequence ATGGCCCAATTCAACGCCCATTTTAGGAACATCAACGGGGACGATACTTACCCGCTGACCGACGTCATTTACCGCAGCAAAGTCGACGGTAGCTTGCTCGAAGTCGAACATGACCGCGCAGCACTTGCAAGCAAGAGCCCCGACGAATGGAAGAAGCTCTTTGCCGAACGCCGCATGAGCTTTGAACCGGCCGACATGAGCGGTATTTGGAGCAAGCGCGAAATGGTGCTTCCCGACATGCCTCTCGAAGACATCGTGACCATGCGCGAAGGCTGGAGCCCGCTGTTTGACGCCGCTCCGCTCGCAAAAGAAATGGGCATCAAGAGCCTGAAGGTCAAGCTTTGCGGTAACTCTCACACAGGTTCTTTCAAGGACCTCGGTATGACGGTTCTCGTGAGCCAGGTGAACCACATTATCAAGAAGGGTATTCACCCGATTGACGCTGTGGCTTGCGCCTCTACCGGTGACACCTCTGCCGCTTTGAGCGCCTACTGCGCCAAGGCCGGCATTCCGAGCATCGTGTTCCTGCCCGCCGGCAAGACGAGCGTTGCCCAGCTGATTCAGCCGATTTCTAACGGCAGCATCGTGCTCGCCCTCGACACCGACTTTGACGGTTGCATGAAGATTGTGCAGCAGGTCACTGCCGACAACCGCATTTACCTCGCCAACTCCATGAACAGCCTCCGCGTGGAAGGCCAGAAGACGATTTCTCCGGAAATCTGCCAGGAAATGGGCTGGAAGGTGCCCGACACCGTGATTATCCCGGGCGGCAACCTCGGCAACGTGAGCGCTCTGGCCAAGGGTTTCGAAGACTGCAAGGCCATGGGCCTTATCGACCGCATTCCTCGCATTATCGTGGCTCAGGCCGAAAACGCCAACCCGTTCTTCCAGGCTTACGAACGCGGTTTCGACAAGCTCGTTCCGATGCAGGCCAAGAAGACTCTCGCTAGCGCCATTCAGATTGGTAACCCGGTCAGCTATCCGAAGGCCGTGCGCGCCATCCAGAAGACGAACGGCATGGTCGTGAGCGTTACCGAAGAAGAACTCGCCAATGCCGCCCACCGCGGCGACCGTATCGGTCTCTACTGCTGCCCGCACACTGGCGTGGCTCTCGGCGCCCTCGAAAAGCTCGTTGCCGCAGGCAAGATCGATAAGGAAGAAAACGTGGTCGTCATCAGCACGGCACACGGCCTCAAGTTCACCGAATTCAAGGTCGGCTATCACGAAAAGAAGCTCGAAAACATCTGCTCCAAGTTCGCGAACCCCGTATTCAAGGCTCCGGCAGACCTCGGCGCCGTCATGGACATCTTGAAGAAAGAGATGGCCGAAAGAAGGCGCTAA
- a CDS encoding sodium-dependent transporter: MNSNRESFASRMGFILISAGCAIGLGNVWRFPFITGQYGGAAFVVIYLFFLLVFGLPILMAEFAVGRAANRSVGRAFERLEPKHSKWHLAKWPMIAGNYLLMMFYTTVCGWMLYYFYRMVVGDFSNVTPAQVGAMFGETLASPAIQVGWMVATTLIGFGIVSLGLQKGVERITKWMMSFLFVIMIALAIRAVTLPGAGAGLRFYLLPNFDHLVKNGIGEALFAALGQSFFTLSLGIGAMTIFGSYIKKDHSIAKEAANICALDTAVALLAGLIIIPSCFAFGLEPNAGPGLIFVTLPNVFSQMPAGRLCGAAFFLFLSFAALSTVVAVFENITTFWRDARRFDRREVVRVNAVLVVLLSIPCAIGFNMISGFQPFGEGSCVLDLEDFLVSNTLLPIGSILFIVFCCHKRGWGEEKFYAEINTGKGFKFPTHKIVRFYVKWVIPVVIAIILIQGYFQKFAPELYNKIFG, encoded by the coding sequence ATGAATAGTAACAGAGAATCCTTTGCTTCCCGTATGGGGTTCATCCTCATTTCGGCAGGCTGCGCCATTGGCCTAGGTAACGTATGGCGTTTCCCGTTTATTACGGGGCAGTACGGTGGTGCCGCTTTTGTGGTGATCTACCTGTTCTTCTTGCTCGTGTTCGGCCTTCCGATTCTCATGGCGGAATTTGCCGTGGGCCGTGCCGCGAACCGCAGTGTGGGTCGTGCTTTTGAACGACTTGAACCGAAACATTCCAAGTGGCATTTGGCGAAGTGGCCCATGATTGCGGGTAACTACCTGCTCATGATGTTCTATACCACGGTCTGCGGCTGGATGCTTTATTATTTCTACCGTATGGTGGTGGGCGATTTCTCGAACGTGACTCCGGCACAGGTCGGCGCAATGTTCGGCGAAACGCTTGCAAGTCCTGCGATTCAGGTTGGCTGGATGGTCGCGACAACGCTGATTGGTTTCGGTATTGTTTCGCTCGGACTCCAAAAGGGCGTAGAACGCATTACCAAGTGGATGATGTCGTTTTTGTTTGTCATTATGATTGCGCTTGCGATTCGCGCTGTCACGCTTCCTGGTGCTGGGGCGGGTTTGCGTTTTTACTTGTTGCCCAATTTTGACCACCTTGTGAAGAACGGCATTGGCGAAGCGCTCTTTGCGGCGTTGGGTCAGAGCTTCTTTACGCTGAGTCTCGGTATTGGAGCCATGACCATTTTTGGAAGTTATATCAAAAAGGATCATTCGATAGCAAAAGAGGCGGCCAATATTTGCGCCTTGGATACCGCAGTTGCCTTGCTTGCTGGTCTGATTATTATTCCCAGTTGTTTTGCCTTTGGGCTTGAACCCAATGCGGGGCCGGGCTTGATTTTTGTGACGCTTCCGAATGTGTTCTCGCAGATGCCTGCGGGGCGACTTTGCGGTGCGGCGTTCTTCCTGTTCCTTTCGTTTGCGGCTCTTTCGACTGTGGTGGCCGTGTTTGAAAACATCACGACCTTCTGGCGCGATGCCCGCCGCTTTGACCGTAGGGAAGTGGTGCGCGTGAATGCCGTGCTGGTAGTGCTGCTTTCGATTCCTTGCGCCATCGGCTTCAATATGATTTCTGGTTTCCAGCCTTTTGGCGAAGGTAGTTGTGTGCTGGATCTCGAAGATTTCTTAGTCTCCAATACGCTGTTGCCAATCGGTTCGATTTTGTTTATCGTGTTCTGTTGTCATAAGCGCGGCTGGGGCGAAGAAAAGTTCTATGCCGAAATCAATACCGGTAAAGGGTTCAAGTTCCCGACTCATAAGATTGTTCGCTTTTATGTAAAGTGGGTGATTCCCGTTGTAATCGCGATAATCTTGATTCAGGGGTACTTCCAGAAGTTCGCTCCGGAATTGTACAACAAGATATTTGGCTAA